The Vitis vinifera cultivar Pinot Noir 40024 chromosome 12, ASM3070453v1 genome has a segment encoding these proteins:
- the LOC100259150 gene encoding ras-related protein RABA2a, translating to MARRPDEEYDYLFKVVLIGDSGVGKSNLLSRFTRNEFCLESKSTIGVEFATRTLQVEGRTVKAQIWDTAGQERYRAITSAYYRGALGALLVYDVTKPTTFENVSRWLKELRDHADSNIVIMLIGNKTDLKHLRAVATEDAQGFAEKEGLSFIETSALEATNVEKAFQTILGEIYRIISKKTLSSDDPAPAGIKEGKTLVVDGSDTNTKKTCCSSF from the exons ATGGCGAGAAGACCGGACGAGGAGTACGATTACCTGTTCAAGGTAGTTTTGATCGGCGATTCCGGCGTCGGCAAATCCAACCTCCTCTCCCGATTCACTCGCAACGAGTTTTGTTTGGAGTCTAAGTCTACTATCGGCGTTGAATTCGCCACTCGCACACTTCAG GTCGAGGGACGAACTGTGAAAGCTCAGATATGGGACACAGCAGGGCAGGAGCGGTACAGAGCAATTACCAGTGCCTACTATAGGGGTGCCCTTGGAGCTCTTCTAGTTTATGATGTAACAAAACCAACAACCTTTGAAAATGTAAGCAGGTGGCTGAAGGAGTTGAGGGACCACGCTGACTCCAACATTGTCATCATGCTAATTGGAAACAAGACTGATTTGAAGCATCTCCGAGCAGTTGCCACAGAGGATGCACAGGGTTTTGCTGAGAAAGAAGGGCTTTCATTCATCGAAACTTCAGCCCTCGAAGCAACCAATGTTGAGAAGGCCTTCCAGACAATTCTTGGAGAGATATACAGGATAATAAGCAAGAAGACCCTTTCTTCTGATGACCCTGCACCTGCTGGCATCAAAGAAGGAAAGACCCTTGTAGTCGACGGATCCGACACCAACACAAAGAAGACTTGCTGCTCTTCATTCTAA
- the LOC100254021 gene encoding ras-related protein RABD1, producing the protein MSNDYDYLFKLLLIGDSSVGKSCLLLRFADDSYVDSYISTIGVDFKIRTVELDGKTIKLQIWDTAGQERFRTITSSYYRGAHGIIIVYDVTEMESFNNVKQWLNEIDRYANDSVCKLLVGNKCDLVENKVVDTETAKAFADELGIPFLETSAKDSINVEQAFLTMAGEIKKKMGNQPNATARSSSTVQMKGQPIQQNSNCCG; encoded by the exons ATGAGCAACGACTA CGATTATCTGTTCAAGCTTCTGCTCATCGGAGACTCGTCTGTCGGAAAATCGTGCCTTCTTCTCAGATTCGCC GATGATTCGTATGTGGACAGCTACATTAGCACCATCGGAGTTGATTTC AAAATAAGAACTGTGGAGCTGGATGGGAAGACAATCAAGCTGCAGATT TGGGATACTGCTGGACAGGAGCGGTTTCGGACCATAACAAGCAGTTACTACCGAGGAGCACATGGGATCATT ATTGTCTATGATGTTACTGAGATGGAGAGCTTCAACAACGTGAAGCAGTGGTTGAATGAGATTGATAGATATGCAAATGACTCTGTGTGCAAGCTTCTTGTTGGGAATAAATGTGATTTAGTTGAGAACAAGGTCGTGGACACAGAAACTGCAAAG GCATTTGCAGATGAGCTTGGGATCCCTTTCCTCGAGACAAGTGCTAAAGACTCAATCAATGTGGAGCAGGCTTTCCTAACTATGGCTGGCGAGATTAAGAAAAA AATGGGCAACCAGCCAAATGCTACCGCCCGGTCATCAAGCACCGTTCAAATGAAGGGACAGCCGATTCAGCAGAACAGCAACTGCTGCGGTTag